The following proteins are co-located in the Candidatus Woesearchaeota archaeon genome:
- a CDS encoding putative toxin-antitoxin system toxin component, PIN family, producing MYWSQAWTGDSFRILDLIDRKELKCILSMEIIKEYNRVMSSGEIIEKSRKNNLKISNIIRKVIMNSIIVEPKTRINIVEDKDDNKFIEAAVEGKADYIISQDNHLLKIKEYRGIRIMTPREFLDELFFE from the coding sequence ATGTATTGGTCTCAGGCATGGACAGGAGACTCATTCAGGATACTTGACTTGATAGACAGAAAAGAATTAAAATGCATCCTGTCAATGGAGATCATAAAAGAATATAACAGAGTGATGAGCAGCGGAGAGATAATAGAGAAATCAAGGAAGAACAATCTCAAGATATCAAACATAATCAGGAAAGTAATAATGAATTCTATCATTGTGGAACCAAAGACAAGAATAAACATTGTGGAAGACAAGGATGACAACAAGTTCATAGAAGCAGCAGTTGAAGGCAAAGCAGATTACATAATAAGCCAGGATAATCATCTATTAAAGATCAAAGAGTACAGGGGTATAAGAATAATGACTCCAAGGGAGTTCTTGGATGAGCTGTTCTTTGAGTAA
- a CDS encoding AbrB/MazE/SpoVT family DNA-binding domain-containing protein, which produces MIDIGKVSSRGQIAIPSEIRQRLDLKEGNKILFILDEDTLIMKKVTSETFSALTKPLRKKTKKIKEGQVNRLIHNLRK; this is translated from the coding sequence ATGATAGACATAGGCAAGGTGAGCTCAAGAGGACAGATCGCGATACCTTCAGAGATCAGGCAGAGATTAGACCTCAAGGAAGGCAACAAGATACTATTCATATTAGATGAAGATACATTGATCATGAAAAAAGTCACTTCTGAAACATTTTCTGCATTAACAAAACCATTACGGAAGAAGACCAAGAAGATTAAAGAAGGCCAAGTCAACAGACTGATACACAATCTCAGGAAATAG
- a CDS encoding HNH endonuclease, with amino-acid sequence MARYPRIRDTPERFDSQGNKLCRNCDNAVAEGRRHYCSRKCMDEFNRNNTWFFVRLDVLRRDEFRCSICNKRYNKKLLDVDHIIPIQMGGKPFEKANLRTLCKRCHKAKSRLDTEALSD; translated from the coding sequence ATGGCACGCTATCCAAGAATCAGGGACACACCTGAGAGGTTTGATAGTCAGGGGAATAAGCTCTGCAGGAACTGTGATAATGCTGTTGCTGAGGGACGCAGGCATTATTGCTCCAGGAAGTGCATGGATGAGTTCAATCGCAACAACACTTGGTTCTTTGTACGTTTGGACGTCTTGCGAAGAGATGAGTTCAGATGCAGTATTTGCAACAAGAGGTATAACAAGAAACTCTTGGATGTGGATCACATCATCCCTATCCAGATGGGAGGCAAGCCATTCGAGAAAGCAAATCTCAGAACCCTCTGCAAGAGATGCCATAAAGCAAAGAGCAGATTAGATACAGAAGCATTGTCAGATTAG
- a CDS encoding Lrp/AsnC family transcriptional regulator, which translates to MAGLRDIERKVIAGLERDARAHFSKIGKKMRKSQQQVSYTVNSLEKQGIIKGYYTIIDYSKLDVLHFRAYFKVSYISEKKMEELARSMASEPMTCFVATCGGEYDLIATFLAKNPSQFNKALHKIMEKHPRHLQNFTVLTTVVARGSGRKYLFSNTNTLTEDIYGGDREAEKIDELDMRLLERLSANARESALKLAAKLGTTSKTVIERIKRMQDRLVIRSFRPLLDLQSAGYKRSLLTIRYHNITAEKENELINFLNAHPNVLRLFKTIGEWDVEVELEGEDAQKLRKIEMEIRERFAALIQTIRIIPLYDVHKINYFPKILEQH; encoded by the coding sequence ATGGCGGGTCTCAGGGATATCGAAAGGAAGGTCATCGCAGGACTGGAAAGGGATGCGAGGGCGCATTTCTCAAAGATAGGCAAGAAGATGAGGAAGAGCCAGCAGCAGGTGAGCTATACTGTGAACTCGCTTGAGAAGCAGGGCATCATAAAGGGCTATTACACAATAATAGACTATTCCAAGCTGGATGTGCTCCATTTCAGGGCATATTTCAAAGTGAGCTACATAAGCGAGAAGAAGATGGAGGAGCTTGCCAGATCCATGGCTTCAGAGCCCATGACATGCTTTGTTGCCACATGCGGCGGGGAATATGACCTCATTGCAACTTTTTTGGCAAAGAACCCTTCCCAGTTCAACAAGGCGCTCCACAAGATAATGGAGAAGCATCCCAGGCATCTGCAGAATTTCACAGTCCTGACGACAGTCGTGGCAAGAGGATCCGGAAGGAAGTACCTGTTCTCGAATACAAACACGCTCACAGAAGACATCTACGGCGGGGACAGGGAGGCTGAGAAGATCGATGAGCTGGACATGAGACTGCTGGAGAGGCTATCTGCAAATGCGCGTGAGAGCGCGCTCAAGCTTGCAGCAAAGCTCGGCACGACGTCAAAGACAGTGATAGAAAGGATCAAGAGGATGCAGGACAGGCTAGTGATAAGATCATTCAGGCCATTGCTTGACCTCCAGAGCGCAGGATACAAGAGAAGCCTCCTGACAATAAGATACCATAACATAACAGCAGAGAAAGAGAATGAGCTGATCAATTTCCTGAATGCCCATCCAAATGTGCTTCGCCTCTTCAAGACAATAGGCGAATGGGATGTGGAAGTGGAGCTTGAGGGAGAAGATGCGCAGAAGCTGAGGAAGATAGAGATGGAGATAAGAGAGAGATTCGCTGCACTGATACAGACCATCAGGATAATACCTCTCTATGATGTCCATAAGATAAACTATTTCCCAAAAATCCTGGAACAACATTAA